Genomic window (Streptomyces clavuligerus):
CAGCCACCGCATCGGCGACATCGGCGACGGACTCGCCGTCGCCTACTCGTCCAGCGTGCTGTACGGGAGGCTCAACCTCGGGGCCGTCGCCCTCGGAATCCTGCGCGCGACCCTCGCACAGACCACAGCCTTCATCTCCGGCCGTGACCGGATCACCGGCCTGGGCGTCGTCCGCGACCGTCTCGGCGACATCACCGCCCACGTAAAGATGGCCGAGCTCGCCGTCTACCACGCCGCCCGCAGCCTCGACCGCGGCGAGCCCTGCGACCAGGACCTCATCACCGCGAAACTCCACGCCGTCGAAGCCGCCCAGCACGCCACCCGCCTCGGCATGCGAACCCATGGCGCCACAGGCCTCCTCACCAGCGTGCCCATGGAACGGTTCCACCGCGACGCCCTGTGCCTCGAACCCCCCGCCGGCACCAGCGACATCCAGCGCCACCGCCTCGCCGAGGAAGCCCTCACCCCCGGCCGGCACCGACCGTGGTCCCAGCGGTTCGCCCGCCCCCTCACCCCGGCCCCGGCCCCGGCCCCGGACACCCTCCTCGCCCACACAGCCTGACCACCAGCCCGGCCGACGCCCTGCCCCGCCCGCCGTGTCACCACCCACCTCTCGGGACACCCGCATGACCACACACGCCACCCTGCCCGCCCCTGATTCCGCGATGGCCGGGCCGTGCGACGCCGTCCGGGAGCCGGTCCGCACGGTCACCGCCCCGCCGTCTTCACCCGCAGACAGGAACTGCCGCACGCCCCCCATGCCCATCGCCCTGCCGGAGACGACGCCGTCGGCGCTGCGGGAGCGCCGGGCCGTGATGAACCGTGCCCTCGAAGCCCGTGTGCCCGCCGGGCATCTGGTCGTCGTCCCCTACGTCCTCACCCGCCCCGGCCACGGCCGCGAGGGCCATCTCGCCGAGCTCCGGCAGCTCGCGGACCACCAGGGGTGGCGGCTGTGCGGCGCGGAGAGTGACGACTGCGGCGGTACCGACCCCGCCGTGCGGCCGGGGTGGGCGCGCGCTGTCCGGGCGCTGGCCGACGGCCGGGCCCATGCCGTCGCCGCCGTCAGCCAGGTGACCGTCAGTGCCCACCCCGCCCTCTACGCGCGGGAACTGGACCGCATCCGGGACACCGGCGGCGCACTGTTCCTCCTCCGGCCCGAAACCCACCTCTGACCCGCCGCCTCCACTGCCACTTCCGCCCCGTCTCCGTCTGGCTGCCGCTGCCCGAACCGGTCCTGTTCTCCGAGGGTGTTGCCCCGTGTCCTTTCCGTCTTCCAGCGTCGATCTGCTCGATGAGCGGGTCCTGGCCGATCCCTGTCCTGTGCACGCGGCGCTGCGGGCCGTCGGGCCGGTCGTCCGGCTCGCCCGCCACCACGCCTGGGCGATCACCCACCACCAGGCCGTCGAGGAAGCCCTCACCACCGGCATCCTCATCCCGCGCCCCGCCGACAGCAGCACCCCCGCCTGCCCCGGACACCACCCGCGGCCAGACACCGCCGCAGTCCGGGCGGTGCAGACCGTGCTCCGGCAGGCGCGGGAGGTACTCGCCGGGCACACCCACGCCGGAGTCACCGACGCCGCCGCCGCGGCACGGCACCTGACCGCACGCACGGTCCTCGCCCTGGCCGGCACCCCCCGGCCGGCCCCCCTGCGCCTCCCCGCCCGCAAACCCGTCACCGCTGCCCTGGCCGCCCTCCTCCACCCCACACCACCCCCCACCCGGCCGAAAACCCGGCCGGCCGGGCCCGGCGCCCGGCCGGATGGGGCCGGGAAGGGCCTGTCCCCGGTGGTGCGGTGCGCGCTGGCGCACGCGGACGTCACCGCCGCGGGGCTCACCGAGACGCTCTGGCAGCTCGCCCACCACCCTGACCAGTGGACCCGGGTCCGCGCCCAGCCGAGCCGTCTCGCCCCGGCAGCCCTCCACGAAGCCCTCAGGCTCCAGCCACCCCAGCCGCACCAGGTGTTCACCGCGGCGGCCACCGTGCTGCTGAGCGGGGTGGAGGTGGCGGCCGGGGACGAGGTCTGGCTCCTGCACCGCGCGGCGGGCCGCGACCCCGCCCAGTGGGGCCCCACCGCCGACAGCTTCGACATCCACCGCCCCCGCACCAACCCCCGCCTCCCCGGCTCGCACTGTCCCACCGCCACCGCACTGGCCAGGGCCCAGACCACCACGCTGCTCCAGGCCCTGGCCGCCCACCCCTACCTGACCCCGGCCGCCGCCCCCGGCCGCACCCACACCACCACACAGCACACCTGGCTCTTCGCCCCCCTCACCACCAACCCCACCACCAGCCACAACCCCCGCGGACTCCCGGCCTCATGACCACCAGCACCTCACCCCCTCCGCCCGGTCCGGAGCAGTTCCGATCCGGTCTGACGTGGTCTTACGTGCTCCGACCCGACCCTGGCCGGTTGATCCCGGCAGACCGCGAGGTACCCCTTCATGCTCCGTACCGCCCCCTCGGCCGCCGTGCACCCGGCAGCCGGGTTCACCGCCTCTCACAGATCTCCCGGCCGCGTCACCGCGGTCATCACCCGGCCCGGCCGCGGGGAGGTCCTGCTGGTCGCCCGCCGCGGCCCCGGAGGCGCACTGCGCTGGCAGCTCCCCACCAGCGGCATCCGCTCGGGGGAGACCGCGGCCGCCGCCGCGCGCCGCGCCGCCCTGGACGACACCGGGGTCCGCGTCGACCCCGATGTCCGGCTGGAGCACACCGGGGCCCGGGCCGAATGCCGCCAGATCCACATGGTGTGCACCGTGACAGCCGGAGTCGCGTACGTGCCCCCCGGCCGGGGCATCGCCGACGTCGCCTGGGTCTCCCCCACCGCACTGACCGCCTACCTCCCCAGGCTCTGCGCATCCCTTCACCGCCTCCTCAACCCCAGACCCGTGCCCGGTCTCACGCCGTAACCCGCCAACCCCGACCCCGGCCCCGGCGCAGCCGACGTCCCCGTCCGGCACGCGCTCCCCCCTGCTGCTCCGGCCGCACGGCCCTCGCTCCCCTTTCTTCCTCGCCTTGTTCGTCTTCCGCTCGTTGCACCAGTTGAGAGGCGTTCTTTCCGTGTCTGTCCGTCCGGGTCCGGCCCCTGTCCTGCCGCACCCCGCCTGTCCTGCCCGGTCCGCTGGTCCGTCCGGTGATCCGCCCTTACCGTCCGCGCCGTCCGTGCCGCTCGTCGGTCTGCCCGGCCGTGCCGTGCCACCGCCGCTGCTCGCGGCCGGGACCGGGTGCCCGGTTCCGGCCGGGCGTCTCGTGACGGCCACGTATCTCACCGCGCTGCGCCGGCGCCGCGGCCTGCGGGTGGAGGACGTATGCCAGGCCATCGGCCTGCGAACGGGCCATATCGAGGCGATCGAGGCCGCGCAGACGCGCCTGGACCCGATCACGGCGCAGCGCCTGATGGGCCTCTACCGGCTCCCCGATCCCGCGGAGCGGGCGAGTGTGCTCGTTCGTCTGAGTGGTGAGCCGGGCGGGGACGTGGTCCGTGACGAGGACGCCCGGTGGCCGGAGCGGCTCGCCGCCATCGAGGCCGCCGCCGGGCGGATCACCGTCTGCTCCGGCCGACACATCCCCCCGCTCCTGCGCAGCCCCCTCTGTACCCACGTCCTGGCCCGCACCGGCACCACCGAGCACCCGCAGGCAGCAACCCGCCCCCTGACCGACGGTCACGCCCGGGTGACGGCGGTGCTGTGCGGGTCCGTCCTGACACGCGGGCTGCCGGGTGCGGCGGGACATGCCGTGATGGCACAGCAGCTGCAGCACCTGATCGACCTGACGGAGTCGGGCCGGGCGGAGATCCGGATCGTTCCCCAGCGCCGTCTGCTCGCGCTGCCGTACGGCAGCCTCACCGAGATCGGCGGGGACCGGACCCTGTATGCCGAGGAGACCACCATCGGGGTCGTCTACTCGGCCGGCCCCGGAAGCCGTCACGCCCGGCAGACCATCAGCACCGCGCTCCGCCACGCCTGCAGCATCAGCGAGAGCCTCACGCTGCTGGAACAGGCCCGCACACGGAACGCCTCCTCCCTTTCTTCTCCGTGATGGCCGCACCCGCACCAGGCCCCCGTCTCGCCCCGGCTCCAAGGCCCCGCGCCCCCCAGGGGGTGGGCCGCAGGCCGCCCCGGCGGGTCTTCCCCGGCCGGGCATCCGTCACCGCTTCATCTCCCAGCCACAACGCCTCCATCACTCTCATCGATCGGAGAAACCCCTGTGCCCGGTACACCGCCCGACCAGATCCGCGTGATCTTCTCGAACTTCGAACTCGACGGACGCGGCGACGAGCAGAAGCTGGCGGCCTTCTACAGGCTGCTGAGGGCACACGATCCGCATCTGGTGGGAAGGGCCGAGTTCCTGGCCGGACCGGGCAACGGCCAGAGGCGGCTGCTGGACGCCGAGGCCGCGCTCACGCCCGAGGGTCGGCCGTGGCTGCGCCTGCGGGGTTTCATCGGCGCCCAGGCCGTCGGCGAGTTCCGTACCGCCGCGTTCGTCCGCACCGACGTCTTCACCCCGGTGAGCGCCGGAAGTATCGGCGACCCGACAGGGTGCCCTCCCACCTGCGTCACCCTGCGCCTCACGCCGTACCCCGGGGACCCGGACTGCTTCCGGGAGTTGACGTTCACCGCCGCCCACCACAGCTACGCCTCCCCGCCCGCACGCGCCCTCGAAGCCCAGGAACTCACGAGGCTCGCGGACCGGCGCGACCCCAGGGACCGCACCGCCCGCTACCCCAACGGCCGCCCCCGCGAAGCCCTCCTCACCCTCGACACCAACTCCTACCCCGAACCCGGCCTGCCCGGCGACGTCCCGATCCCCCGCCCCGCCGACATCCAGGACCGCACCCACCTCACCCACCGCTTCACCCCGACCGGGACCGGCGAGTGGGTGCCCGACACCACCAGCGACCGCACCCTGCGCGCGGCCGGCCTGCAGGATGTCGCCCGCCACCTCACCGAGAACGGCCGCACCGGTGTCCTGGCCCCCACCACCCCCGGCTACGCCGACCAGGGCGGGGAGCGGCGCGCGTGCCGGATCGACCGCGCCTACGCCTCCGACGGCATCCTCACAGCGGTGGAGGATTTCACCGTTGTCGACTGCGCCGGGCTGAGCGACCACCACGCCCTGCTGATCACCCTCTCCCGCCGCAGGCTCGCCGAGACCCTGTCCCTGACCGCATGACTTCCGCGCGCTCTTCCGGCACCGGGCGCGAAGGTGAGACGGCTCCGGCCGTCACGGCACACCGCCCTGCTCACGGGGCCCGCCGGCCGTACTCGTTCCTGGCCAGCCCCCAGGCGACCCCCAGCCCGCCGCTGCCCCCTGTCAGAGGCCGGACCCGTGTACCGGGCCCCCGTCACCGAGAGAAGACCACGCCATGACCCCTGTCACCACCGCGGACATCGACGCCGCCTGTGCCCGTCTCAAGCCTGCCGCGCGGGAGGTGTACCGGCTGCTGGGACGCGGACCGGCCCGCAGCATCACACCCGCCCTGACGGCCGCGGCCTGCGCGATGGAGCCCGGTACGGCCGCGCAGCATCTGGAGGAACTCGCACAGGCCCGCCTCCTCACCACCGCCTCTCCCGACAGGGCACTCGTGCCGTGCTACCGGTTCCCGCAGGCCGCGCGCCTCCACGCCCGGCAACTCCCCGCCGCTGACGAGCGGGTGTGCTCGGTGGCCCTGGAGCGGCTCGCGGACTGGACGCTGGCGTGCGCACGCGCTGCCCAGGATCTGCTCACCCCGGCGCAGGCCGCTCTCGCCCGGACCCTGCCCGTCCCTCCCGCGCCCCCGGTGCCGTTCACCGATGCCACCGGGGCTCTGGCGTGGCTGGAGGGCCAGCACGACAATCTCCTGCCGCTCCTCGACGCCCTGACCGGACACGAGAAGCACACCATGGTCTGGCGCCTCACGGACGCGTTCTGGCCGTACTTTCACCGGTGCCACCCCTACGAGCTGTGGACCGCCGCCCACACCCGTGCCCTGGTCGCCGTCTGCCGCACCGGCCATCCGGCCGCCGAACGGCAGATGCTGCTTGCCGGCGCCGCGGGGCACGCCGCCTCCGGCAACCACGGCGAGGCCGTCGACGGGTACACCCGCGCGCAGGCGGCCGCCCGCGCGGCCGGTGACCAGCGGGACGAGGGCCGGGCACTCCTCGGGCTCGGCACCGCCCGCCTCGACAGCGGCCACCCCGCCAAGGCCGCACCCCTGCTGCGCAAGGCCATCGTGCGCTGGACCCAGTGCGGTCACGAGCGCGGCGTGTCGCTGGCGCTGACCGCGCTGGCCGGGTGCTCCCTCCCCCAGGACCCCGAGCAGGCCATCCGCCACCTGACCCGGGCACACGAGACCCTCACCGCCGAGGAAGACTCCCACCATGCTGCCTGTGCTCTCGCGCTGCGCGGCCATGCCCGTTCCCTGGCCGGATACCACCGCCAGGCTCTGGAGGATCTCTCCCGGGCCCGGGACGTCCTCAACCACGGCGGTGGCGGTCCGCTGGAAAAGGCCCGGGCCCTGGAGTTCACCGCCGCGACACACACCCGGCGCGGCGACGCCCCCGCCATCGCACGGCCCTGGTACGAGCGGGCCGCGGCCGTCTACGACCGCTTCCGGCCCACCGAGGCCGCACACATCCGCCACCAGGCCGGCCTCCCCGAACCCGCCCCGGACACCACCAGTGTTCCTCCCGGCGACCGGCCCCAGCGCGCCGGGACGCGGGAGACAGCGGGCCCGGCCGGGCAGAAGGAAACAGCACCCGCCGGCCGCCCGCACCATACCTCTTCCCGATTTGACGAGGATCTCGAGTTGCGGCTCGTGTCCGGTCCGCCGCGCTACGCCAGGAGCACGGACAGGCCGGTGAAATATCTGATCGTCGTCTGCGAGCACGGGGACGTCATCGGTTACCTGTGGGCGAACGACGAGGACCGTGCCGCGGGCTGGTGCCGCCGGGAATCGCAGGGAGGGCACGCGTTCAACCTGGGACAGCGGTGGGTCGCAGCCCTCCGTAACGCGAAACGCCGGGGCCTGACACCGGTGCAAGCCCTGGAGGAGATTCTGGACACGTCCGATGCCCGGCTGCCGAGTCACATCGCTTGCCCGTCCTTTCTGGACGCCCCCGATCTGCAGGCTCTGAAGGACCTGGCGGCCCGTACGTAGAACAGCCCTCGGATGAAAGCCCCTTACGGCCCCCGCGCCGGGGCTGTTTCGGACCGGGTGCCAGTCACCGGTCACGGCACTCACGCGCGCCGCCCGGGCGGACGCTGAACGCTCTTCCCCGGCCCATCGCCCGGGGAACGGGCGGACAGGAACAGCACCCCGCATGACTCCTCCTGCACCGGACATCAGAAAGCGGAGAAAGCGAACGTGGTTGTGACAGCAAAGCCCTTGTGGCCGCACCAGCGCGAGGCGTTGAAGGATCTCGGGGCGGCGCTCGCCTCTGAGAGCCGTGCCACCAACGTGATGGCGTGCGGGACGGGGAAGACCCGGGTGGGGGCCGAAGTGGCCCGGCTCGTGTCGCCGGACGGGCCGGTGCTGATCGTGGTCCCCACCCTCGATCTGGTCGCCCAGACCCTCACCGCCTGGCGGGAGGGCGTCGGACGCGAGGCTCTGGGCCGGGTCGTCGCCGTCTGCGGCGACAAGGAGGTCATGGACCGGGACGTGTCCGACGACCTCGGCCGTCACCAGGTCACCGTCGTCTCGGACCCCGGCCACCTCGCCGGCATCCTGCGCACAGACCACGGGCGCCTCACGGTGGCGATCACGTATCAGAGTCTGCCCAAGCTGGTCGCGGCGCACGAGGTCCGCGGAGTGCGGCCGTGGGGGCTGATCGTCGTCGACGAGGCGCACCGTTCGGCGGGGCGCGGGGGCCGGCAGTGGTCGGTGGTCCATGACGATGTGCGGGTGCCCGCGGTCAGGCGTCTGTACATGACCGCGACGCCGCGGCTGGTGCGTGCGGGGGACGGGGACGCGTCCGAGGTGGTCAGCATGGACGATGAGAAGGTCTTCGGCCGTGTGGCGCACCGGCTGAGTTTCGCGCGGGCCCGGGAGCGGGGGCTGCTGGCCGGTTACCGGGTGGTGGTCTGTGTGGTCACGGACGGGGAGATGCACCGTCTCGCCACGGAGTCCGACGGTGACGGCCGTACGTTTTTGCAGGTCGGGTCGACCGCGGTGGCCGCGTCCATGCTGGCGCGTCAGGTCGCGGTCCTGCGGGCGGCCGACACCTATGGGGTGGGGCGGATGCTGACCTATCACCGCACGGTCTCTGATGCGCGCTGGTTCTCCCGGACACTGCCCCGTACCGGTGAACTGCTGGGACAGCCGGCCGGTCTGACCACAGGCTTCGTGCACGGGTCCCAGCCGCGGGCGCAGCGGCGCGCGGAGTTGGCGAAGCTGGTGGACGGCAGTCTGGGGCGGGTGGTGGTCTCCAATGCGCGGGTGTTGTCGGAGGGGTATGACGCTCCGGCGGTGGATGCGGTGGCGTTCATCGATGCGCGGAAGTCGGCGATCGATACGGTGCAGGCGGTCGGGCGGGCGCTGCGGCTGGGCGGGAGGCGGGACAAGATGGCGCATATTTTTGTTCCGGTGGTGTTGGAGCCCGGTCAGGACCCTGTGGGTGCTTTGCAGGGTTCCGCGTACGGTCCGGTGTGGCAGGTGGTGAGTGCTCTGGCCGCTCATGACGAGGCTCTGGGGGCGGAGCTGGATGCCCGGCGGCATGATCTGGGCCGGTACCGTTCCCCGGGACGGGAGGGTTCGCTACGGGAGTTGCCGGGGTGGCTGCGGTTCAACGGTGTTCCCGTGCCGCCGCGGTTCGCGGAGGCGATCACGGTGGCGACGGTCCGTTCCACCACATCCTCGTGGGAAGAGAATCTCGGTGCCGCGGCCGGCTACGCGGAGGAGCACGGTGATCTGCTGGTGCGGAAGGATTTCGTCACCGTGTCGGGACTGGCGCTCGGGCAGTGGATCCGCTGGGTCCGCCAGCTCCACAGCGACGGCAAACTCTCGCAGGCGCGGCGTGCCCGGCTGGATGAGCTGGGGATGGTGTGGGACGTTCTGGATGAGAACTTCAGCCGCTGTCTCGAAGCCGCCGCGGCCTACCGTGCCGAGCACGGCCATTTGCGCGTTCCGCGCGGCTATACCGTTCCCGGCCCCGGTGGGTTTGCGCTCGGTGCGTGGATCGCGAATGTCCGGTCCCGCAGGGACCGGCTGTCCGCCGGGCAGCGGGAGGCGCTGGACGCGTTGGGCATGGTCTGGGCGGTGTTCGCCCAGGACTGGGAACAGGGCGTGGAGGCGGCACGGGCCTACCGTCAGCGGGAGGGCCACCTCCGTGTCCCTCCCGGCCACACCGAAGCAGACGGCAGGGGTTCGGAGGGGTTCGCCCTGGGGCTGTGGCTGGCCCGCAAACGCGACCAGCGCAAACATCTGACCGCGGACAGGACCGCCGAACTCGACGCGCTGGGGATGGTCTGGAACCCGTGGGAGGACACCTGGCGCCGCTATTTCGAAGCGGCACGCGCCCATCACGCCCGCCACGGCCACCTCGATCTGCCGAAACGGCAGACCGTACGGCTCGCGGACGGCGTGGAGGCCGACCTGGGCAGCTGGCTGTCCCGGCAGCGTGCCGAGATGAAGGCCGGTACCCTCAGCGCCGAACGTACCGCGGCACTCGACGCTCTGGGCGTGAACCTGACGGGAGCCCATGAACGGTTCTGGCAGACGGGCATCACCGCCGCCCGTGCCTTCCACGCTGAATTCGGCCATCTGAACGTTCCCGCGAGCCACACCACGCACAGTCCCGGCGGGGAGAAGGTCAGCCTGGGGAAATGGCTCTCGAAGGTCCGCGACCGCCACAGCCGCGGGCAGCTGACCGGCGAGAGGATCTCAGAACTCGACGCCCTGGACATGGTCTGGGACGTCCACGAAGTGACCTGGCAGGAGTACTACACCGCCGCCCAGCGATACTACCGCACACACCACCATCTGCGGATCCCCGTCAAGTACGTCACCGGCGCCCCGGAAGAACTGCGCCTCGGTAACTGGATCAGCCGCCAGCGGGCCGACTTCAGAGCGGGAAAGCTCTCGGTGCAGCGCATCAAGGCCCTCACCGGCATCGGCATGCGATGGCCCACCTGACCCACCGGCCCCGCCCACCCCCACAGTGGTGCCGAGGACACCCAGGCCAGCCGCCCTCCCGTACACCACATCACGCCCCCGGGACACTGAGACACGAGCACCGTCAACGCCCCCTCCCGGGGGCATCCTTCCCCGGCGGTACCGGCGCCACCCCGCCACCAGCCCCGCCGACGGCCCGGCTGTCCCCCGGGCGCCGTTGTGACCGAGCATCGTAGTTGGCGGATCACCTCCGCATCAGGCACAGCTCACAGGTATGCGGAGGAAGCTAGTTGGCGGATCTTGAGAGCGATAGCTGGCGGATCACGCCGAGGCAAGGATACAGCGGCAGTTCATCGCCGCAGGTGAGGCCTTTGGCCGCCGGTCGAACGTCATGATCCGCCACACGGCGTGCTTGGCCAGCCGGACGACATGGGTATGTCAGCGGTCGGCGACACGTGAGGTGTCAGTGACTCTGGATCGGCGGGCGGTCTGGACTCATCTCTGGTGAGCGAATCTGTCGAGGGCCTTGAGTACATGGGCGCGGGTCGTGTCGCTGCCCAGGTGGCCCGCGTTGTCGACGACGGTCAGCTCGGCATCGGGCCAGGCGCGGGCGAGTTCCCATGCGGTATCGAGTGGGCCGGCCAGGTCGAGCCTGCCGTGGACCAGCACGCCCGGGATGCCGGCCAGGCGGTGCGCATCGCGCAGGAGTGCGCCTTCCTCCAGCCACGCTCCGTGGGCGAAGTAGTGCGAGCAGATGCGGACCAGGGCCAGTTGCGCGACCGGCGGGCGGTCACCGTACGGGTTGGAGGCGCCGTTCGTTTCCCCGGACAGGACCGCGTCCTCCCAGGCGCACCAGTCGGCCGTGGCCTTCTCCCGTACCGCGGGGTCCGGATGCTCCATCAAGCGTGCGTAGGCCGCGACGATGGCACCGTCTCGTGGTGTACTGCCGGCTCCTTCGAGGAAGCGTTCCCACTGCTCGGGGAAGAACCGCCCCGCACCCCGGTAGAGCCAGTCGATCTCGGAGCGCCGGGTGGTCGTGACGGCGGCGATGACGATCTCCGACACCCGCTCCGGGTACGTCTCGGCATAGGCCAGGATCAGCGTGGAGCCCCACGAGCCCCCGTAGAGCAGCCAGCGGTCGATACCCAGGTGATCGCGGAGCCGCTCCATGTCGGCGATCAGGTGCTGGGTGGTGTTGTGGCGCATATCGGTCGTGGGTTCGCTTGCGTGGGGAATACTGCGGCCGCAGCCGCGCTGGTCGAACAGGACGACCCGGTAGCGGTCCGGGTCGAAGATCTGGCGTGCCCCGGTCCCGCATCCGGATCCCGGCCCGCCGTGGACGACGAGTGCCGGCTTGCCGTCCGGGTTGCCGCAGGCCTCCCAGTACACAAGGTTGCCGTCGCCGACGTCGAGCATCCCCTTCTCGTACGGCTCGACCGGCGGGTACAGCTCGCCCATCTTCCAGACCTCCTGACAACCAAATGCAACATGAACAAGGCTTGTAGTAGACAACATGGATGAGGTGACGCCGTCGGCGACTCTGACATCTGACCGATCAGCGGGCTGGGTTCGCGGCTGGTCACTAGACGGTTGTCCCGGGCGGTAATCACGATGTGTGACTGATGGTCGCGATGACCTGTCTGGCGTGGCCTTCGAGGGCCGTGCAGAGCCAGGAGGCGGGGACGGGCGGTTCTTTCGATTCCCAGCGCCTGAGCTTCGTCAGGTGCGGCATGTCCAGCGAGAGCGTTCGGTCGTGGGGCCGCATCGGTGGCTGGAAGACTGGTGCGAGGGCGAACTCGCTTCCCGTGATGTAGCTCCAGACGAAAGCGGATGCGCACTCTCGGGTGTGCTCGTTCGGCTTCCGGCCTCGGCCTGGAGGACG
Coding sequences:
- a CDS encoding cytochrome P450, which gives rise to MSFPSSSVDLLDERVLADPCPVHAALRAVGPVVRLARHHAWAITHHQAVEEALTTGILIPRPADSSTPACPGHHPRPDTAAVRAVQTVLRQAREVLAGHTHAGVTDAAAAARHLTARTVLALAGTPRPAPLRLPARKPVTAALAALLHPTPPPTRPKTRPAGPGARPDGAGKGLSPVVRCALAHADVTAAGLTETLWQLAHHPDQWTRVRAQPSRLAPAALHEALRLQPPQPHQVFTAAATVLLSGVEVAAGDEVWLLHRAAGRDPAQWGPTADSFDIHRPRTNPRLPGSHCPTATALARAQTTTLLQALAAHPYLTPAAAPGRTHTTTQHTWLFAPLTTNPTTSHNPRGLPAS
- a CDS encoding NUDIX hydrolase; this translates as MLRTAPSAAVHPAAGFTASHRSPGRVTAVITRPGRGEVLLVARRGPGGALRWQLPTSGIRSGETAAAAARRAALDDTGVRVDPDVRLEHTGARAECRQIHMVCTVTAGVAYVPPGRGIADVAWVSPTALTAYLPRLCASLHRLLNPRPVPGLTP
- a CDS encoding Scr1 family TA system antitoxin-like transcriptional regulator, giving the protein MTATYLTALRRRRGLRVEDVCQAIGLRTGHIEAIEAAQTRLDPITAQRLMGLYRLPDPAERASVLVRLSGEPGGDVVRDEDARWPERLAAIEAAAGRITVCSGRHIPPLLRSPLCTHVLARTGTTEHPQAATRPLTDGHARVTAVLCGSVLTRGLPGAAGHAVMAQQLQHLIDLTESGRAEIRIVPQRRLLALPYGSLTEIGGDRTLYAEETTIGVVYSAGPGSRHARQTISTALRHACSISESLTLLEQARTRNASSLSSP
- a CDS encoding DEAD/DEAH box helicase — its product is MVVTAKPLWPHQREALKDLGAALASESRATNVMACGTGKTRVGAEVARLVSPDGPVLIVVPTLDLVAQTLTAWREGVGREALGRVVAVCGDKEVMDRDVSDDLGRHQVTVVSDPGHLAGILRTDHGRLTVAITYQSLPKLVAAHEVRGVRPWGLIVVDEAHRSAGRGGRQWSVVHDDVRVPAVRRLYMTATPRLVRAGDGDASEVVSMDDEKVFGRVAHRLSFARARERGLLAGYRVVVCVVTDGEMHRLATESDGDGRTFLQVGSTAVAASMLARQVAVLRAADTYGVGRMLTYHRTVSDARWFSRTLPRTGELLGQPAGLTTGFVHGSQPRAQRRAELAKLVDGSLGRVVVSNARVLSEGYDAPAVDAVAFIDARKSAIDTVQAVGRALRLGGRRDKMAHIFVPVVLEPGQDPVGALQGSAYGPVWQVVSALAAHDEALGAELDARRHDLGRYRSPGREGSLRELPGWLRFNGVPVPPRFAEAITVATVRSTTSSWEENLGAAAGYAEEHGDLLVRKDFVTVSGLALGQWIRWVRQLHSDGKLSQARRARLDELGMVWDVLDENFSRCLEAAAAYRAEHGHLRVPRGYTVPGPGGFALGAWIANVRSRRDRLSAGQREALDALGMVWAVFAQDWEQGVEAARAYRQREGHLRVPPGHTEADGRGSEGFALGLWLARKRDQRKHLTADRTAELDALGMVWNPWEDTWRRYFEAARAHHARHGHLDLPKRQTVRLADGVEADLGSWLSRQRAEMKAGTLSAERTAALDALGVNLTGAHERFWQTGITAARAFHAEFGHLNVPASHTTHSPGGEKVSLGKWLSKVRDRHSRGQLTGERISELDALDMVWDVHEVTWQEYYTAAQRYYRTHHHLRIPVKYVTGAPEELRLGNWISRQRADFRAGKLSVQRIKALTGIGMRWPT
- the pip gene encoding prolyl aminopeptidase, coding for MGELYPPVEPYEKGMLDVGDGNLVYWEACGNPDGKPALVVHGGPGSGCGTGARQIFDPDRYRVVLFDQRGCGRSIPHASEPTTDMRHNTTQHLIADMERLRDHLGIDRWLLYGGSWGSTLILAYAETYPERVSEIVIAAVTTTRRSEIDWLYRGAGRFFPEQWERFLEGAGSTPRDGAIVAAYARLMEHPDPAVREKATADWCAWEDAVLSGETNGASNPYGDRPPVAQLALVRICSHYFAHGAWLEEGALLRDAHRLAGIPGVLVHGRLDLAGPLDTAWELARAWPDAELTVVDNAGHLGSDTTRAHVLKALDRFAHQR